In a single window of the Micromonospora inositola genome:
- the crtI gene encoding phytoene desaturase family protein — MRTVNGRTDRVVVVGAGLGGLACALHLAGIGRQVTVLEREPVPGGRAGRLSVDGYEFDTGPTVLTMPGLIAEALGAVGEELSDWLDLTPLDPAYRAWYPDGSTLDVITDTTRMAAEIARVCGAREADGYLRFVDYARRLWELERNDFIERNLDAPTDLLTGNLLKLVAGGAFRRLQTKINQFFQDPRTQRIFSFQAMYAGLAPHDALAIYAVIAYLDSVAGVCFPRGGVHAVSRGMAGAAEKHGVQIRYGTTVTRVETAHGRATGVVTADGEFVPADVVVLNPDLPVAYRDLLPPARARKLTYSPSCVVLHVGSRQGYGKIAHHNIHFGRSWKGTFDEVIRRGELMTDPSLLVTNPSRTDPSVAPAGRHTYYVLAPVPNLQRAPFDWRGELSRRYADQLVDTLEERGYVGFGAGVEVLRTITPAEWEEQGMAAGTPFAAAHSFFQTGPFRPSNLHRTLDNVVFVGSGTQPGVGVPMVLISGKLAASRITGGSR, encoded by the coding sequence GTGCGGACCGTGAACGGACGTACGGACCGGGTGGTGGTGGTCGGCGCGGGCCTGGGCGGGCTGGCGTGCGCGCTGCACCTGGCCGGCATCGGCCGGCAGGTGACCGTCCTGGAACGCGAGCCGGTGCCCGGCGGCCGGGCCGGCCGGCTCAGCGTCGACGGGTACGAGTTCGACACCGGCCCGACCGTGCTCACCATGCCCGGCCTGATCGCCGAGGCGCTGGGCGCGGTCGGCGAGGAGCTGTCCGACTGGCTCGACCTGACCCCGCTCGACCCGGCCTACCGGGCCTGGTACCCGGACGGCTCGACGCTGGACGTCATCACCGACACCACCCGGATGGCGGCGGAGATCGCGCGGGTCTGCGGTGCCCGGGAGGCCGACGGCTACCTGCGCTTCGTCGACTACGCGCGCCGGCTCTGGGAGCTGGAACGGAACGACTTCATCGAGCGCAACCTGGACGCGCCGACCGACCTGCTCACCGGCAACCTGCTGAAGCTGGTGGCCGGCGGGGCGTTCCGGCGGCTCCAGACGAAGATCAACCAGTTCTTCCAGGACCCCCGTACCCAGCGGATCTTCTCCTTCCAGGCGATGTACGCCGGCCTGGCGCCGCACGACGCGCTGGCCATCTACGCGGTGATCGCGTACCTCGACTCGGTGGCCGGGGTGTGCTTCCCGCGCGGCGGCGTCCACGCGGTCTCCCGCGGGATGGCCGGCGCGGCCGAGAAGCACGGCGTGCAGATCCGGTACGGCACCACGGTGACCCGGGTGGAGACCGCCCACGGCCGGGCCACCGGGGTGGTGACCGCCGACGGCGAGTTCGTCCCGGCCGACGTGGTCGTGCTCAACCCGGACCTGCCGGTCGCCTACCGGGACCTGCTCCCCCCGGCCCGGGCGCGGAAGCTGACCTACTCGCCCTCCTGCGTCGTGCTGCACGTCGGCTCCAGGCAGGGCTACGGGAAGATCGCCCACCACAACATCCACTTCGGACGGTCATGGAAGGGTACCTTCGACGAGGTGATCCGGCGAGGCGAGCTGATGACCGACCCGTCGCTGCTGGTGACGAACCCGAGCCGGACCGACCCGTCCGTCGCCCCGGCCGGCCGGCACACCTACTACGTGCTCGCCCCGGTGCCGAACCTTCAGCGGGCGCCGTTCGACTGGCGCGGCGAGCTGAGCCGCCGCTACGCCGACCAGCTCGTCGACACCCTGGAGGAGCGCGGCTACGTCGGCTTCGGCGCGGGCGTCGAGGTGCTGCGCACGATCACCCCCGCCGAGTGGGAGGAGCAGGGGATGGCCGCCGGCACGCCGTTCGCCGCCGCGCACAGCTTCTTCCAGACCGGCCCGTTCCGCCCGTCGAACCTGCACCGCACGCTGGACAACGTGGTCTTCGTCGGCTCCGGCACCCAGCCTGGCGTGGGCGTGCCGATGGTCCTCATCTCCGGCAAGCTCGCCGCCTCCCGCATCACCGGCGGCTCCCGGTGA
- the idi gene encoding isopentenyl-diphosphate Delta-isomerase has translation MTAREEHLVELVDDAGRPLGETTVAAAHQPPGRLHRAFSVLLVDPDGRVLLQRRAATKTRFPLRWGNSCCGHPLPGQSLVEAANRRLREELGVDPVALTEIGVYVYYAEDPATGRVEFEYDHVLRADVPAGLPNRPDPAEVAELRWVDPAELEADLDVDPRAYAPWLGGVVNRLRRSARPVPGTPGTAAIPSGGPADEASERPGGR, from the coding sequence ATGACCGCCCGCGAGGAACACCTGGTCGAGCTGGTCGACGACGCCGGGCGCCCGCTCGGCGAGACCACCGTCGCCGCCGCCCACCAGCCGCCCGGCCGGCTGCACCGGGCCTTCTCGGTGCTGCTCGTCGACCCCGACGGCCGCGTGCTGCTCCAGCGCCGGGCCGCCACCAAGACCCGGTTCCCGCTCCGCTGGGGCAACTCCTGCTGCGGCCACCCGCTGCCAGGTCAGTCGCTGGTCGAGGCCGCCAACCGCCGGCTCCGCGAGGAGTTGGGCGTCGACCCGGTCGCCCTCACCGAGATCGGGGTGTACGTCTACTACGCCGAGGACCCGGCCACCGGCCGCGTCGAGTTCGAGTACGACCACGTCCTGCGCGCCGACGTGCCAGCCGGGCTGCCCAACCGGCCCGACCCCGCCGAGGTGGCCGAGCTGCGCTGGGTCGACCCCGCCGAGCTGGAGGCCGACCTCGACGTCGACCCCCGCGCGTACGCACCCTGGCTGGGCGGGGTGGTGAACCGGCTGCGGCGCTCCGCGCGTCCCGTCCCGGGTACCCCCGGCACCGCCGCGATCCCGTCCGGCGGCCCGGCGGATGAGGCGTCGGAGCGGCCAGGTGGCCGATGA
- a CDS encoding MerR family transcriptional regulator — translation MADEALSAGAVARRLGVAVTTLRTWHQRYDLGPSEHVPGHHRRYTPADLARLEIMRRLTAEGVTPAEAARWACQAPAGSAVDIAGPRARPGAARDGGGMTIPVGRAGPVARGLARAAMRLDSVAIGETIAHALAADGVIATWDGLLRPVLVGIGERHAATGGLIEVEHLVSRCVSEAFAAVARSHPVTAPARILLSCADEEQHSLPLEALAAALAEAGASYRMLGARVPVAALVEAVTRTGPVAVVVWSHTRTTADPGQLSALLAAPRRPLLALPAGPGWRADALPAGVVRPVDLTEALSLALAVRDSLEQSTTD, via the coding sequence GTGGCCGATGAGGCGCTGAGCGCGGGGGCCGTCGCGCGCCGGCTGGGCGTCGCGGTCACCACGCTCCGCACCTGGCACCAGCGCTACGACCTCGGTCCCAGCGAGCACGTACCGGGGCACCACCGGCGCTACACGCCGGCCGATCTCGCGCGTCTGGAGATCATGCGACGGCTCACCGCGGAGGGGGTGACCCCGGCCGAGGCGGCCCGCTGGGCCTGCCAGGCGCCGGCGGGGAGCGCCGTCGACATCGCCGGACCACGGGCCCGGCCGGGTGCCGCCCGGGACGGCGGCGGGATGACCATCCCCGTCGGCCGGGCCGGGCCGGTCGCCCGTGGGCTGGCCCGGGCCGCCATGCGGCTGGACTCGGTGGCCATCGGCGAGACCATCGCGCACGCCCTCGCCGCCGACGGCGTGATCGCCACCTGGGACGGGCTGCTGCGCCCGGTCCTCGTCGGAATCGGTGAGCGGCACGCCGCCACCGGTGGGCTGATCGAGGTGGAGCACCTGGTGTCTCGGTGCGTCTCGGAGGCGTTCGCCGCGGTGGCCCGGTCGCATCCGGTCACCGCACCGGCCCGGATCCTGCTCAGCTGCGCCGACGAGGAGCAGCACAGCCTCCCGCTGGAGGCGCTGGCCGCCGCCTTGGCCGAGGCCGGGGCGAGCTACCGGATGCTCGGCGCCCGGGTGCCGGTGGCAGCGCTGGTCGAGGCGGTCACCCGGACCGGGCCGGTCGCTGTCGTGGTGTGGTCGCACACCCGGACCACCGCCGACCCGGGCCAGCTCTCCGCCCTGCTCGCGGCCCCCCGCCGGCCGCTGCTGGCGCTCCCCGCCGGCCCGGGCTGGCGGGCCGACGCGCTGCCCGCCGGGGTGGTCCGCCCGGTCGACCTGACCGAGGCGCTCTCGCTGGCGCTGGCCGTGCGCGACTCGCTGGAGCAGTCGACAACGGATTGA
- a CDS encoding polysaccharide deacetylase family protein, producing the protein MRSRAMLAFGLSLVLFLAGCGDPARNPSQAGGPPPSAAATPPAPKPTASPRPSRTTPPKPRLRPLPTTLPAGLRRTSGDRAVALTFDDGPDPRWTPRVLDQLRAAHVTATFCVIGSRAKRHPELVARIAREGHQLCNHSWRHDINLGRRPVAEIRADLVRTDKAIRAAVPHARIPYYRQPGGRWTPEVVAVARQLGMRSLHWSVDPQDWDHPTATTIAKRVESAVRPGAIVLMHDGGGDRRPTLAACQHLIPDLKRRYGISRLR; encoded by the coding sequence ATGCGTTCACGCGCCATGCTGGCGTTCGGCCTCAGCCTGGTCCTGTTCCTGGCGGGGTGCGGCGACCCCGCCCGCAACCCGTCCCAGGCCGGCGGCCCGCCGCCCTCGGCCGCCGCGACCCCGCCGGCGCCGAAGCCGACCGCCTCGCCGCGGCCCAGCCGCACCACCCCGCCGAAGCCCCGGCTGCGGCCGCTGCCCACCACCCTCCCCGCCGGCCTGCGCCGCACCAGCGGCGACCGGGCGGTGGCGCTGACCTTCGACGACGGGCCGGACCCCAGGTGGACCCCCCGGGTCCTGGACCAGTTGCGGGCCGCCCACGTCACCGCGACGTTCTGTGTGATCGGCAGCCGGGCGAAGCGCCACCCGGAGCTGGTGGCCCGGATCGCCCGGGAGGGGCACCAGCTCTGCAACCACAGCTGGCGCCACGACATCAACCTCGGGCGGCGACCGGTGGCGGAGATCCGGGCCGACCTGGTCCGCACCGACAAGGCCATCAGGGCGGCCGTACCGCACGCCAGGATCCCGTACTACCGGCAGCCGGGGGGCCGGTGGACCCCGGAGGTGGTGGCGGTGGCCCGCCAGCTCGGGATGCGCTCGCTGCACTGGAGCGTCGACCCGCAGGACTGGGACCACCCGACCGCGACGACGATCGCGAAGCGGGTGGAGTCCGCAGTCCGCCCCGGTGCGATCGTGCTGATGCACGACGGAGGCGGTGACCGGCGGCCCACGCTGGCCGCCTGCCAGCACCTGATCCCCGACCTGAAACGCCGCTACGGCATCTCCCGGCTCCGCTGA